The region CCTTACAAGACTTCGGCTGGAACGGAGTACTGGATTGAGACGGGGGTATCGCTTGCGCCCATGCAGCGGGTGCTTTCGAGCATGTTGGATATCGTGCTGCTGCTGACGCCATTGATCCTGATAGGCGCTGCCATTGGCGGAACGATGTTAATGACGGGTCCCCTCCAGCCCTTGGTGACGCTAACGGAAAGAGCGGAACACATCGGCATCTCAGCACTCGGAGAGCGGCTTCCGGTGAGCGACACAGGCGATGAGATGGAGCGGCTGGCGCTTTCGCTGAACCGTATGATTACGCGCCTTGAAGATGCGCTGAGCCACAACCGCAGGTTCTCGGCAGATGTATCCCATGAGCTCCGAACCCCCCTGACGATCATGCGCGGCGAGCTTGAGCAGGTCCTGCTGGACACTGAGGTCGATTCGGCAACGCGGGTCTCCGTGTTCAGCGCGCTGGATGAGATCAGTCGAATGTCGAAGATTGTCGAGAGCCTGCTGGCGATTGCGCGGCTCGACTCTGGCGCCGACTCAATCAACACTCTCCCCACAGACGTGAGCGAGCTTTGCCGCTGGACAGTGGAGCAGATGCATCTGCTTGCCGAAGAGAAGAACATCGGCCTGGAGATTGAGACGCGGCCGCTCATGGTGATGGCCGATTCTTCGCGGATCAAGCAGGTGATGGTCAACCTGATCGACAATGCGATCAAGTACACCACGGATGGCGGAAAGATTATCGTGACGACCGCGGCGACAGGGAAGATGGCGTCCATCGAGATCCGCGATACGGGAATTGGGATTCCGCCCGAGGCGCTGCCCCACGTCTTCGATCGCTTCTACCGCGTGGATAAGGTGCGAGCGCGGATCAGCGGCGGAACGGGGCTTGGACTATCGATTGTGAAGGCGATCTGCCATGCGCATGGAGGAAACATCACCGTGACGAGCAAGGACGGGGAGGGAACGACGATGCGGGTCATGCTGCCGCTGTTGCTATCCTCACCCTTGTCCACGATTCCCGCTCCCGCGGAGCAACTCGTCGGCTGAGCAGCAAACAGGAAAGAGCCGGCTTCGGGAGATCCGAGGCCGGCTCATTTGTATCAGCGCCGTATCTTATGCCGGGCCAAAGAGACGCTTTGAGCTCGGAATGTCTGCCTTCATCTCTGCCTGGATCTGTTTCGCGATGGCCTGCAGCTTCATCTTGTCGTCACCCGGCTTGTAGCTGAAGACAATGCCGATGGCCCCGATGATTTTGCCGGACTGATCGCGCAGCGGAGTCTGATCCTCAAAGTGGATGCCTTCCTTATTGACCTCGAGATTATCCTTGCCGGTGTGAATGCAGCGGAGGTCGTCCTCATCCCCCAACTTGCCGATCCGTCCAAAGTTAGAAGCGACGATATCGTATTTCGGTGCGCCGGCGTGGAGCGCAAGCAGGAGAACCTCGGGATGTTTGGCCAGCGCCTCATCGACCAGTTTCTGCGCAAACGGCGCCGCGGTGGTGAAGGTCGGGTCCATCTCCTTGGTTTCCGGCTTACGGAGATGGGCGGCGGCCTGCTCCCGGGTTTCCTGTGCGCACGCTGTCGCGGCGTACACAGAGAGGTTGAGTACAGCGACTGCGGCCAGGGTCAAGATGGCGTGCGGCTTCTTCATGGGTAGACTCCTCAAAACTTTCTTGCCGGAACAGATCGGCGGTGCGTGAGATGACGCCATCCCATTTACGGCACATGGTGTGAAGCATCCATGAAGCATGAATGAAAAGCGATTAACCCACATCCGCGACGCAAATGCCAGTCGGGATAAGATTTCTTCATCTTCGATTCACTCCGCCTTCATTCCTTACGGAGAGAGTGTAGAACGCATTCCAAATGCTAAACCCGCCGGCGATTCATCGCAGGAAAGAGCCATCTGTGAAGACTGAGACCATGCATCAGAGTGTTACGCCTTCGATCCAGGAACCGACCTTTACGAAGCAGACACTGCTTGGGCGCTGCACCGCAGTCTCGGTCTACCTCTTTGAAAACCTCATGCCGGACCCTTTCGTCTTCGCCGTCCTGTTGACGTTTGTGGGCGCGGCGCTGGCCTGGTGGCTTGCGCCAAATGCCACCCCCGTCAGCATCGTGGGGGCGTGGTACGCGGGTATCTTCGCATTGTTCACCTTTGCGTTCCAGATGGTGATCATGTTGGTTGCGGGTTACGCTCTCGCCACCGCGCCACCGGTGCATCGTCTGCTCGCACGCATCGCTTCCCTGGCTACGACGCCTGCCTCCGCCATCTCGCTTACGATCGTCGTCGGTATGCTCGCATCCTGGTTGAACTGGGGGCTGGGACTCGTCACCGCTGCGCTCATCGCGCGGGAGATAGCCAAGCGAGTCAAGGTCGACTTCGGTTGGCTGGTCGCGGCTGCTTACAGCGGCTTCGTCATCTCTACGGAAGGACTCTCCGGATCGATTGCGCTCTCGCAGGCGACGCACGGCTCCGCGCTTAACATCGTGGAGAAGGTGACCGGACACGGCCTGCCCCTCTCGCAGACTGTCTTCACGACGTTCAATCTCGTCCCCATCGCCGTTCTCTTGATCGTGCTGCCCATCGTATTCCGTTATCTGGCGCCCACGCCTGAGGCCACGCTATACGCTGACCCGGAGAGGCTGCGTGCAGAGGATCAGCAGAAGCCCATCCTTGAGGCGCCCGATACCTTTGGCGCACGGCTGGATCATGCCTGGATCCTGAACGTCCTGCTTGCGCTGTTCGGTTTCTTTGCGCTGGCCATGGAGTTCAAGCGTACGCACGGCGCGGTGGACCTGAACTCCGTCATCATCGTCCTGTTGATGCTGGGGCTCCTGCTGCACTGGAGGCCGGCGGCGTATGTAGCCGCGGTCAAGCATGCGGCACGCATCTCCGGGCCCCTGGTGTTGCAGTATCCGCTCTATGGAGGCTTGATGGGGATTATTACAACTACGGGGCTGGCCGCCGTGCTGTCGAAGATCTTCATCCGATACTCCACGGCGCATACGCTCCCATTCTTTACCTACCTCACGTCGTTGGTCATTACGCTCTTTGTGCCCAGCGGCGGAGGTCACTGGGCGGTACAGGGTCCGTTTGCGATTCCTGCCGCGCAGAACCTCCACGCATCCCTTGCGGGAACAACGATGGCCGTCGCAATGGGCGAGTCCGTCGCGAACATGCTGCAACCATTCTTCGCGCTTCCCATCCTTGCCATTGCGGGCATCCGCATGCGCCGCATGATGGGATTCATGGTCGTCACCTTCCTGATCTCGCTCGTCGTCTTCGGAGCATCGCTCTTGCTCTTGGTTCCCGCAGCGCAGTAAGTCGAACGCATCTGCTTCTCAGCAGTGCTTTTTTCAGCAGTGCCTAAGGTTGACCCGGCAGCGTGGTCCCAAGCCTGCGATCTGGGCAAGGAGTCAGGATGCGCGGAGACAGGCTGGGCGGCAGTGAGGTGGAGATATGCTGAGCCCGCATTCACTTGTCCGGCAGACCATTCTGGTTGTTCTGGGCGCGGAGCTGCTTTGTGTCCTCGCCTTCTCCGTCACTGCGCTGGAGCATGAAAGGCATACTCGCCGTCATGCCTTCGACGCGATGTTAAAGGGGCGCTCTGACTCTGTCCTCGCGACAATCCAGGATGCTGAGGACCCCGCCGACCCGTTGCGGATGGATGATTCTGAGGTGCATCCGCAGGCGGGCGATGCATATGCCGTGTACAACCTGGATGGTGGCTTGGTGTCGTCATCGCCCAATGCCCCGTCAGCGTTGATCCAGCGGAAAGCCGATGGATTCTCCGATGAGATCGTTCATGGTCATCCGTATCGCATCCTACAGCGCAGCGCAGCCCGCGTATTGGACCGCTCCGATACAAACTCTCCGGTCGTTCGCCGCGTCACGATCCTCTACGCGGCAAACACGGAGCACATCGGCCATGAGATCAGGGAGGCTGCCGCTTTCTACTTCGCAGTCAGTCTTGTGGGCTTCCTGCTGACAACCCTCATCCTGGTCGTGCTGCTGCGGCGCATCCTCCATCCTATTCAGGAGCTGGCCGATAAGGCAGCCGCCGTCTCGGTATCAGCACCCCAGTTTGAAGCCCCAGCCTCCGCGCTGCGCTTGTTGGAGCTGCGTCCCCTGGCACAAACGCTGACGACCGCCATCACAGGCCTACGCCTGGCGCTGGCGTATGAGCGCAACTTTGTGGGTGATGCCGCGCACGAACTGAAGACCGCGGTTGCGGTCGTCCGGTCTTCCATCCAACTGCTCATGCTGCGCAGCCGGTCGCGTGAGGAGTATGCACGGGGGCTTGAGGTTCTCTTGAAGGACAACCGCCGCGTGGAGGATCTGGTTGAGCAGATGTTGCTCCTCGCGCGGATGGAAGAGAGAGGCCGCGAGGTCGAGCTCACAGACCTGGCGATCCCGGCTGCAACAGTGGTCTCCACGTTGACCAATTATGCGGAGATGCGTGGCGTTCACCTTCTCCTCGATGCGGCTGGGGACGCGTTCACCGGCATGAGCCCGGAGAAGGCGGAGGTACTGCTCTCCAATCTCCTGACGAACGCAATCCAGCATAGCCCGCATGGATCGCAGGTTGAGGTCAGGTGCCGCGTTGAGGACAAGACAGTTCTGCTGCAGGTCGAAGATCACGGTGCGGGCATCTCCGCAGCGGCGCTTCCGCATGTCTATGAGAGGTTTTATCGAGAGGACGTCTCTCGCAGCCGCGAAACAGGCGGCACCGGCCTTGGGCTTGCGGTCTGCAAGTCCATCGTGGACGGAGCCGGGGGAAGCATCTCCATTGCGAGTACGGTTGCAGTAGGCACTACAGTGACGCTTAAACTGCGACTCCGCCAGCCGTCGTCGGCTTAGCGGAGTGACCAGTTTTGCGTGGTAGCTTACTCGATCTTTTTCAGCTCTTCAGCGGCCTCTCCGGGCTGGAGCGGACGGAAGCCCACCTTACGCATCTCCGGCGAGCCGATAATATCCTGCACATCCTTGGAGAGCAGGAACTCGCAGTACGCCTTGAGCCATGGATCGAGCGGTTTACCCGGCACCCTGTTGATGTTGATGCCGATGGCCGAAGCCATGGGATGCAGTGGTCCGGTCAACGTGCCATCGGAGAGCGTGCCACCGGCCTCATAAGCCATCGGCACGAACTTGATGCGAGGACCGAAATCAGGTAGATGCTTCCAGGTCGTGACGCCTTTCATCACGGCAACGTTGTTCCAGTAGTCCATCAGCACCATGCCGAAGGCATCTTGCGCGACGGAGTTGATGGCCGCCTCTTCCGTTGGCAGCCACTCCACCTGTGACGTGAAGGGGCGACCGCCGAACTTGTCGCGCATCTCGTCGATCATCGCCAGAATGGCGGAGGTATCTCGCGTCACATACGGATGGATCGGCACTTCGCCAAACTCGCCTTCCACGCCAAGCTGCGACCAGTGCGTGATATCGCCAGTGCCGCTGCCGGTGGTGAAGATGGCTGCAGCCTGCGCCAGCGTGATCGATTTGATGGGATTGCTCGCGTTGACCCAGATGCCGGTAGAAAGCTTGTTGTTCGGGTTGCTGTCATACCCGATCTTCAGATACGTCGGAGCGTAACCGAAGCGCTGGGTGAAGTAGTCCTCCTCAGGCCGGCGATTGCCACGGCCGATCGGCCCGAACGCAGACTTCTCCGACACCAGGCCTTCCACCGAGAGTGTCGAGCCCATCATGATCTTTTTGAAGTGAACGTCGGGCTCAACTTCGGCCCAGCGCTTATCCAGCTTGTCGAACAGCGGAATGAGAACGTCGTTGCCGGCCACGAACGCCGTATTCGGAGCCACAGTATAAGGACGATCGGCGGGTACGGTCACATGCTTGGAGGTATAGGGAAGCTGCGTGATATCGGTCTGCGCCTGGGCCGCGGCGCTCAGCATCAGAAGCACCGAGGCTGCGCATCCCGCAAGGCGGAGTGTAGTTTTGCTGAACGAGGCTGGCGTGACAAAAACAGAGAGTGCGCGTGGCATATCTATTGATCCTCAGGTTCGGGAGAAGGAAAGGGGAAGTTCAACTTGGGGCCTTGCTTGGAGCGGGGTGCCCAGGTGCTGGCGCGATCCAGCTTTTCAAGCTCCTTCTTGGCGTCGGCCGCATTCAGTGGAAGATAACCCTTTGCGTCCTGGGCCACCGCCTCCTGGCCCGCCTTTGAAAGTGCCAGCCTGACGTACTCTTTGACCAGCGGATCAAGCGGTGTACCAGGCTCGCGCCGGATGTAGAGATACAGGTCCCGCTCATAGGGATATTCATTCGCCATCAACTCCTTGACGGTGCCGGTGGTCAACGTGTGCCCGTCGTTGCCCACCATCGGCACCACACGCACAGAGCTGTTCACCTTGTTCAAGGCGACGATCCCGATCGCAAGCGGATCGCCCGCGACCGACTTCACCACGTCGTCGTAATGGAGGAACTGCTCATAACGCGGCGAGAAGACGGAGCCCGGAAACTTACCCATCTTCCGGTACATCATGTACTCGCCCATGTGGTCGTCCTCAGGGCGCTGGTAGGCGTCGTAATAAAGTCCAACCGGGTGGATGGGTTTTTCAGCGAACGAGCCGCCCATGCCGATCTGGCTCCACCCGGTCACGTCGCCGCTGCCGCTTCCAGTCGAGAACATCGAAGCGACCTGCGCCAACGTCAGCGACTTGATGGGATTGCTCTTGTTGACGATGATCCCCAGCGGACTCATCTTGGCCGTGGGGTTCAGCGATCCATGCGCAACCCGGATGATCAGCGCGGCGACCGGGTCTTTCTTGGAGCCGTAGATCTTCTCGTACGGCAACAGGTCCAGCAGGGTAGCGCCGCCGCCCTCCGGCGCGAGCAGCGACATGTCGTAGGTGATTGCTGGGATGCCTGTCCCATTCCCTTTCAGGATCGGCGTGAACTTGACGTTGGCATGGGTGCTGGTGAAGAGCTTGTCCCAGCGATCCACCATACCCGCCATATCGTCGAAGCCCACGATGCGGATCGATCCGTCCGGCATCACATATCCACGGTCGCCGGGCTTGGGCGGCGTCACCGGTTCAGAGGTGTACTTCGGCAGGCTGGGGTCCACCAGCGCCGCGTGTCCGGTCTTTTGACCGAAAGCAGCCGCTGAGAGAAACGCTAACGAGCAGCAGAACGCCGCTCGCCCCAACCGTCGCACTGTGGTGGGCGAGTTGCATTGATCAACGTGTGAGATCTGATTCATACGGCTCCGAAACATGAGGGTTGAGTCCAGGATGTTGCCTCGATTTGACCGCGCAATCCAACTGCTTTGCGGTTACTCGGCAGAAGCTAGGCTTGCCACATTAAGATCGTCTGAAAGCCGGATAAGAACTGCTTCGCGCGGGCAGTGGCACTCTGGGATAACATCCACGCCTATCCCACCGATCCCGAACCCTTGGGCGCAACGTCAACCAACGCGCCGCGGCAGCGGCACCCCGGACAGCCTGAAAGCAGCCCATGACAGGGAAATTGCCCCGCAACCAATCCGCGGGAGGGTATGGAAGGGGTCTATCTAATTGTTGAAGGGAATGGAGCCGATGAGCGGAGTTGAACCGCTGACCTACTGATTACGAATCAGTTGCTCTACCAACTGAGCTACATCGGCCTGCCTCAGCCATTCTACCGTCCCAACCCAATTCCGCAAAATCCCAAACGATAAAAAGGGAAGCCCAGACTCCCAGGGTTCCCCTCTTATCCTGCTTTGATCGTTCTTATCCTCGTTACGCCTTGCTCTGCTCTCTACCGCATCGGCACAAACACATTCGCACAAGCGTCAGTCGATCCACCCTTCCCCTCAGCAACCCCAGTGACCTTCACACCCTTGCCCCCCGTCAGGTTCAGGTTGCTCCCCGCACCTTCCAGCGCGATATCCACAAACGCCAGGTGCGTCTGTGCAGCCGTAATCCCGGCCACCTGCACGCCCTTCAGCGTAATCTCCGTCCGGTGATCGTCATTCAGCCCCGCAATCAGCACATCCCCCGGCGTAGTCGCGTAGATATTCTCCAACCGAATCTTCTTGTAGTCCGGAATCTTCGTCCCCGTATACCCCGGGTCCACAAAGCCCTCCGTCGTCTGGTTCGTGTAATAAGGCGAGATGGCAATCGGATTCTTCACCCCGCGCATGCAGATGTTCTTATACGTCAGGTCATGGTCATACCCGCCGCGAGTCACATTGCTCTTGATCCTGATCCCGCTGGTCGTGTGATCCTCCGTCAGCCCATCCACCAGGATGAACTCGTCACCCGTCGCCTCGGAGCCGATCGACATCCCATGCCCGGTATAAAAGTGATTATCCAGCACGCTCATGTGCTTCACATTGGCCTTGATCGCAATGTTGTCGTCCCCGTTATCGATCCAGCTATGTGCAATCGTCACATTGGTTGAACTGCCCGGATCGATCCCATCCGTATTCCGCGCATCCAGCGTCTTATCCACCGGCGTCAGCAGATGCACTCCCCACGCCGTGAACCCGTTCGTCTGATTCACAGCCACATGGAAGTTGGGCGAGTTGTGCAGCGTCACCCGGTACAGGATGAGCCCATCCGCATGGCTCGCCACCAGCAGCCGCGTGGAAAAGTAAATATCGTCCTTCGGCTCCGCCTTCCTGGCCATCTCCCACCAGCTGAAGTCCTTGCCCAGCAGCTTCGCATAGCCTCGCCCGTCGATCGTCCCATCCCCCATGATCGCCGCGTCCGTCACATTCGTCGCGGAGATCAGCGGCCTGCAACCGCCGCGCCGCAGACCCGCCACCTGCGCCATCCCCGCCTCCTGCCCAAACTGTCCCGGCCGCGGCAGGGAAGTCCCGCACTTGATCGGGTCGCCCGGCTTCGCATCCGGCAGCCTCATCTCGTAGACCTTTGGATCGCGCGAGCCATACAGCGTCACCCCCTCATCCACCAGCAGCGTCACCCCGCTCCGCAGCTCCAGCGGCCCCGTCAGGAACGCGTTGCTCTCCCCCATCGTCTTCAGCTCCACCGCCTGCCCGGTCTTGCAGCCGTCCATCGCCTTCTGGATACGCTCCGTGTCCAGCTTGCCCTCGTCAGCGTCCGCCAGATGGTCCTTCACGGCCTGCAGCTTCGCCCCCAGGACCACGCAGCTCGCAGGGATCACCGGCTCCTTCACAAACCTTGTATCCTGCGCCACGGCCACGCCGCCCACCGTCATCAGTCCAGCTAAACCGATCAATCCAAAGCGCATCCGTTCTCCTGTCAAAACCCGTCTCCAGCAATGACGCTTTGAGGACCATAAAAGACGAAGAGGCCGCCCGGCAACAGGGCGGCCTCTTCTTAGGGAGAATAGTTCCAACGGAGGCAAAGCCATCAGAACTTTCTGGCGAAATACTAGAAGCGGCAAAATCCAGTGTCAAGGTCAAAACGTCAGTGATGCAACATCAACAAAAGAATAGGGTTACCTGTTCACCAGAAGGTAATCTTTCACCACTTTTATTCGCTTTACTTTCGCTCTAACCCGTGCATAATAGAGGTCAACTCGCCTCTTATGAGACGCTTAGCCAATTTCCTGCACCAACCCCGGTGCAAATGGCCCTCGGTTAGCTGACAGCCCCACTCTTCGGCTCATCCTTCTTGGCAAAGAATCCCTTCGGCTTGTCCCGCAGGTCGATCGTCAGGAACTCAGGATCGCTGTGCGCGGGCTTGCCCTGCAGCACCCGAATCCCGGCCCTGGCACCCCCCAGGAACACCCCCAGCACAATCGCAGCCAGCGTCCCGATCCCGCAGAAGATCGCAATGCTCTGCAGCAGCGTAGCCGTCTTCCGGATCTCCGCATGGAACTCCAGCGGCATCGGCTTATCGAAGCTCAGATCCTGGCTCAGGTGCAGCGCCGTCATCAACTCCTGCGCCTGCGTCGCCCCCAGGCCGCCGGTCGTCAGCCCCACCAGCGGCCCGACCCGCCGCATCTTCACCGTGCCGAACTGCGCCGGCCCGGTGTCGTTGATGTACTTCACCACCGCCCGCCCGCGATCACCCGCAATCTGCGGCGTCGGATACATCAGCAGCGTCACCGTGCCCTTGCCGCCAGCCGAGTAGCCCGCCGTGATCGCCTCAGTGCTCTTGCTCCAGTCGAGCATCTCCGCCGGCAGCACCCCATTCATCGCCTTATAGCCCGCCGCCCCCAGCGCATACCT is a window of Granulicella tundricola MP5ACTX9 DNA encoding:
- a CDS encoding sensor histidine kinase; translated protein: MLSPHSLVRQTILVVLGAELLCVLAFSVTALEHERHTRRHAFDAMLKGRSDSVLATIQDAEDPADPLRMDDSEVHPQAGDAYAVYNLDGGLVSSSPNAPSALIQRKADGFSDEIVHGHPYRILQRSAARVLDRSDTNSPVVRRVTILYAANTEHIGHEIREAAAFYFAVSLVGFLLTTLILVVLLRRILHPIQELADKAAAVSVSAPQFEAPASALRLLELRPLAQTLTTAITGLRLALAYERNFVGDAAHELKTAVAVVRSSIQLLMLRSRSREEYARGLEVLLKDNRRVEDLVEQMLLLARMEERGREVELTDLAIPAATVVSTLTNYAEMRGVHLLLDAAGDAFTGMSPEKAEVLLSNLLTNAIQHSPHGSQVEVRCRVEDKTVLLQVEDHGAGISAAALPHVYERFYREDVSRSRETGGTGLGLAVCKSIVDGAGGSISIASTVAVGTTVTLKLRLRQPSSA
- a CDS encoding PstS family phosphate ABC transporter substrate-binding protein, giving the protein MLSAAAQAQTDITQLPYTSKHVTVPADRPYTVAPNTAFVAGNDVLIPLFDKLDKRWAEVEPDVHFKKIMMGSTLSVEGLVSEKSAFGPIGRGNRRPEEDYFTQRFGYAPTYLKIGYDSNPNNKLSTGIWVNASNPIKSITLAQAAAIFTTGSGTGDITHWSQLGVEGEFGEVPIHPYVTRDTSAILAMIDEMRDKFGGRPFTSQVEWLPTEEAAINSVAQDAFGMVLMDYWNNVAVMKGVTTWKHLPDFGPRIKFVPMAYEAGGTLSDGTLTGPLHPMASAIGININRVPGKPLDPWLKAYCEFLLSKDVQDIIGSPEMRKVGFRPLQPGEAAEELKKIE
- a CDS encoding sensor histidine kinase; amino-acid sequence: MRLNTLRARVVTWYVSMLAAALVVFGVALYLGVENYLRTSLETTLSGEANAIGTTFVAHEEAKGAVWMEGEIVEAYAPELSGRFIRITRRNGPVLYKSGDTREPIIEASKVPPAPAGAMAASFRTQVQENSNHLLIYAMPYKTSAGTEYWIETGVSLAPMQRVLSSMLDIVLLLTPLILIGAAIGGTMLMTGPLQPLVTLTERAEHIGISALGERLPVSDTGDEMERLALSLNRMITRLEDALSHNRRFSADVSHELRTPLTIMRGELEQVLLDTEVDSATRVSVFSALDEISRMSKIVESLLAIARLDSGADSINTLPTDVSELCRWTVEQMHLLAEEKNIGLEIETRPLMVMADSSRIKQVMVNLIDNAIKYTTDGGKIIVTTAATGKMASIEIRDTGIGIPPEALPHVFDRFYRVDKVRARISGGTGLGLSIVKAICHAHGGNITVTSKDGEGTTMRVMLPLLLSSPLSTIPAPAEQLVG
- a CDS encoding glycoside hydrolase family 28 protein; translation: MRFGLIGLAGLMTVGGVAVAQDTRFVKEPVIPASCVVLGAKLQAVKDHLADADEGKLDTERIQKAMDGCKTGQAVELKTMGESNAFLTGPLELRSGVTLLVDEGVTLYGSRDPKVYEMRLPDAKPGDPIKCGTSLPRPGQFGQEAGMAQVAGLRRGGCRPLISATNVTDAAIMGDGTIDGRGYAKLLGKDFSWWEMARKAEPKDDIYFSTRLLVASHADGLILYRVTLHNSPNFHVAVNQTNGFTAWGVHLLTPVDKTLDARNTDGIDPGSSTNVTIAHSWIDNGDDNIAIKANVKHMSVLDNHFYTGHGMSIGSEATGDEFILVDGLTEDHTTSGIRIKSNVTRGGYDHDLTYKNICMRGVKNPIAISPYYTNQTTEGFVDPGYTGTKIPDYKKIRLENIYATTPGDVLIAGLNDDHRTEITLKGVQVAGITAAQTHLAFVDIALEGAGSNLNLTGGKGVKVTGVAEGKGGSTDACANVFVPMR
- a CDS encoding short-chain fatty acid transporter translates to MKTETMHQSVTPSIQEPTFTKQTLLGRCTAVSVYLFENLMPDPFVFAVLLTFVGAALAWWLAPNATPVSIVGAWYAGIFALFTFAFQMVIMLVAGYALATAPPVHRLLARIASLATTPASAISLTIVVGMLASWLNWGLGLVTAALIAREIAKRVKVDFGWLVAAAYSGFVISTEGLSGSIALSQATHGSALNIVEKVTGHGLPLSQTVFTTFNLVPIAVLLIVLPIVFRYLAPTPEATLYADPERLRAEDQQKPILEAPDTFGARLDHAWILNVLLALFGFFALAMEFKRTHGAVDLNSVIIVLLMLGLLLHWRPAAYVAAVKHAARISGPLVLQYPLYGGLMGIITTTGLAAVLSKIFIRYSTAHTLPFFTYLTSLVITLFVPSGGGHWAVQGPFAIPAAQNLHASLAGTTMAVAMGESVANMLQPFFALPILAIAGIRMRRMMGFMVVTFLISLVVFGASLLLLVPAAQ
- a CDS encoding PstS family phosphate ABC transporter substrate-binding protein, which gives rise to MNQISHVDQCNSPTTVRRLGRAAFCCSLAFLSAAAFGQKTGHAALVDPSLPKYTSEPVTPPKPGDRGYVMPDGSIRIVGFDDMAGMVDRWDKLFTSTHANVKFTPILKGNGTGIPAITYDMSLLAPEGGGATLLDLLPYEKIYGSKKDPVAALIIRVAHGSLNPTAKMSPLGIIVNKSNPIKSLTLAQVASMFSTGSGSGDVTGWSQIGMGGSFAEKPIHPVGLYYDAYQRPEDDHMGEYMMYRKMGKFPGSVFSPRYEQFLHYDDVVKSVAGDPLAIGIVALNKVNSSVRVVPMVGNDGHTLTTGTVKELMANEYPYERDLYLYIRREPGTPLDPLVKEYVRLALSKAGQEAVAQDAKGYLPLNAADAKKELEKLDRASTWAPRSKQGPKLNFPFPSPEPEDQ